The following are encoded in a window of Variovorax paradoxus genomic DNA:
- a CDS encoding Spy/CpxP family protein refolding chaperone, with protein sequence MKHWIKRTLFGFAGLAVVAGSIAGCAGHRHGWGGDSAEFRAKMVERVGSKLELDAAQKQKLTVLAEKLQAQRQAMRGAGGSGDPRSQFKALFAGNTLDQTGAARLIEEKTAVVRTGSPEVIAAAADFFDHLNPAQQQKVRDFMDRGGRRWARHG encoded by the coding sequence ATGAAGCACTGGATCAAACGAACCCTGTTCGGATTCGCGGGCCTGGCCGTCGTGGCCGGCAGCATCGCCGGCTGTGCCGGCCACCGCCACGGCTGGGGCGGCGACAGCGCCGAGTTCCGCGCCAAGATGGTCGAACGTGTCGGCAGCAAGCTCGAGCTCGACGCCGCACAGAAACAGAAGCTCACCGTGCTCGCCGAGAAGCTGCAGGCGCAGCGCCAGGCCATGCGCGGTGCGGGCGGCTCGGGCGATCCGCGCTCGCAGTTCAAGGCACTGTTCGCGGGCAACACGCTCGACCAGACAGGCGCCGCACGTCTCATCGAAGAGAAGACCGCCGTGGTGCGCACCGGCAGCCCCGAGGTCATCGCCGCCGCGGCTGATTTCTTCGATCACCTGAATCCCGCCCAGCAACAGAAGGTGCGCGACTTCATGGACCGCGGCGGCCGCCGTTGGGCTCGCCATGGCTGA
- a CDS encoding DUF4148 domain-containing protein, translating into MIVKPSLPLAQLIAVGSFAMLAAAGAKAETYQGVHAPVSAMSRADVAAEAVRTAAAPDQNVVRGSRGPETMAVSTDRARVVAEAVRTAAAPDQNVTSGSRVNSKVISTMQNPVDARAAAARDSGNRL; encoded by the coding sequence ATGATCGTCAAGCCGTCTCTGCCCCTCGCCCAGCTCATCGCTGTCGGTTCCTTCGCCATGCTCGCCGCTGCCGGCGCCAAGGCCGAAACCTACCAAGGCGTCCACGCCCCCGTGTCGGCCATGAGCCGCGCCGACGTCGCCGCCGAAGCCGTGCGCACGGCCGCCGCCCCCGATCAGAACGTCGTGCGGGGTTCGCGCGGTCCCGAGACCATGGCCGTGTCGACCGACCGTGCCCGCGTCGTCGCCGAAGCCGTGCGCACCGCCGCGGCACCCGACCAGAACGTGACCTCCGGCTCGCGCGTGAACAGCAAGGTCATCTCGACGATGCAGAACCCCGTCGACGCGCGTGCCGCTGCCGCGCGCGACAGCGGCAACCGCCTCTGA
- a CDS encoding TlpA disulfide reductase family protein: protein MKKYLAAAAVVIALAAGVGVYLGSGSTAAPASTFVLLDGTTKSTADLKGKVTLVNFWATSCVTCVAEMPKVISTYDKYKAKGYDTLAIAMSYDPPSYVVNFAETRKLPFKVAIDNTGSVAQAWGDVKLTPTTFIVNKKGEIVKRYVGEPDFAELHKLIEKLLAEA, encoded by the coding sequence ATGAAAAAATACCTCGCTGCCGCCGCCGTCGTGATCGCCCTGGCCGCCGGCGTGGGCGTGTACCTCGGTTCGGGCAGCACGGCCGCCCCGGCCTCGACCTTCGTGCTGCTCGACGGCACCACCAAGAGCACGGCCGACCTGAAGGGCAAGGTCACGCTGGTCAACTTCTGGGCCACGAGCTGCGTGACCTGCGTGGCCGAGATGCCCAAGGTGATCTCGACCTACGACAAGTACAAGGCCAAGGGCTACGACACGCTGGCGATCGCCATGAGCTACGACCCGCCGAGCTATGTCGTCAACTTTGCCGAAACGCGCAAGCTGCCGTTCAAGGTGGCGATCGACAACACCGGCAGCGTGGCGCAGGCCTGGGGCGACGTGAAGCTCACGCCCACCACCTTCATCGTCAACAAGAAAGGCGAGATCGTGAAGCGCTACGTGGGCGAGCCCGACTTTGCCGAGCTGCACAAGCTGATCGAAAAGCTGCTGGCGGAAGCTTGA
- the rpsS gene encoding 30S ribosomal protein S19 — MTRSLKKGPFVDHHLVAKADKAVTNKDKKPIKTWSRRSMVLPEFIGLTIAVHNGKQHVPVYITDQMVGHKLGEFALTRTFKGHPADKKVQKK; from the coding sequence ATGACTCGCTCTCTCAAAAAGGGTCCTTTCGTCGACCACCACCTGGTGGCCAAGGCCGACAAGGCCGTGACGAACAAGGACAAGAAGCCGATCAAGACCTGGTCGCGCCGCTCGATGGTTCTGCCCGAGTTCATCGGTCTGACCATCGCTGTGCACAACGGCAAGCAACACGTGCCCGTGTACATCACCGACCAGATGGTCGGCCACAAGCTCGGCGAATTTGCGCTCACGCGCACGTTCAAGGGGCACCCCGCGGACAAAAAAGTCCAGAAGAAGTAA
- the rplP gene encoding 50S ribosomal protein L16 has protein sequence MLQPARRKFRKEQKGRNTGIATTGNSVAFGDFGLKCTDRGRLTARQIEAARRAISRHVKRGGRIWIRVFPDKPISTKPAEVRMGNGKGNPEYYVAEIQPGKIVFEIVGVPEELAREAFRLAAAKLPLRTTFVARQLGA, from the coding sequence ATGCTGCAACCTGCACGAAGAAAGTTCCGCAAGGAACAAAAGGGCCGCAACACCGGCATCGCAACCACGGGTAACTCGGTTGCGTTCGGTGATTTCGGTCTCAAATGCACCGACCGCGGCCGCCTCACGGCGCGCCAGATCGAAGCCGCTCGTCGCGCGATTTCGCGTCACGTGAAGCGCGGTGGCCGTATCTGGATCCGCGTGTTCCCGGACAAGCCAATCTCTACCAAGCCCGCTGAAGTGCGGATGGGTAACGGTAAGGGCAACCCCGAGTACTACGTCGCTGAAATTCAGCCTGGCAAGATCGTGTTCGAGATCGTCGGCGTGCCCGAAGAACTCGCCCGCGAAGCGTTCCGCCTGGCCGCCGCCAAGCTTCCGCTGCGTACGACGTTCGTCGCTCGCCAGCTCGGCGCCTGA
- a CDS encoding cytochrome b/b6 domain-containing protein — translation MTDTLSVARTRVWDLPTRLFHWALAFAVIGLIVTGLNGIMEWHFRLGYTVLALLLFRLVWGFVGGRWSRFAAFIYAPGSVIAYLRGKSHPDHLIGHTPLGALSVFAVLALLILQVATGLMADDEISASGPLTRFVSGAMVSLATGWHKAQGKWIVIGLVSLHVLAVLFYVLVKRHRLVGPMLSGDKLVIAGAASDGNGNGNGVPPSRDDAASRTLALLLFALCAGVAFWVASLRV, via the coding sequence ATGACCGACACCCTCTCGGTGGCCCGCACACGCGTCTGGGACCTGCCGACCCGCCTCTTTCACTGGGCGCTCGCCTTCGCCGTGATCGGCCTGATCGTGACCGGCCTGAACGGCATCATGGAATGGCATTTCCGCCTCGGCTACACCGTGCTGGCGCTGCTGCTGTTCCGCCTGGTCTGGGGCTTCGTGGGCGGACGCTGGTCGCGGTTCGCGGCCTTCATCTACGCCCCGGGCTCGGTCATCGCCTACCTGCGCGGCAAATCGCACCCCGACCACCTGATCGGCCACACGCCGCTGGGCGCGCTGTCGGTGTTCGCGGTGCTGGCGCTGCTGATCCTGCAGGTCGCCACCGGCCTGATGGCCGACGACGAGATTTCCGCCTCCGGGCCGCTGACCCGCTTTGTGTCAGGCGCCATGGTGAGCCTGGCGACCGGCTGGCACAAGGCGCAGGGCAAATGGATCGTGATCGGCCTCGTGAGCCTGCATGTGCTGGCGGTGCTGTTCTATGTGCTGGTGAAGCGGCACCGGCTGGTCGGGCCGATGCTGTCGGGCGACAAGCTGGTGATCGCAGGTGCGGCCTCCGACGGGAATGGCAATGGCAATGGCGTACCACCGAGCCGCGACGATGCGGCATCGCGCACGCTGGCGCTGCTGCTGTTCGCGCTGTGCGCGGGCGTGGCGTTCTGGGTGGCGTCGTTGCGCGTATGA
- the rpmC gene encoding 50S ribosomal protein L29, with the protein MTKAATLRTKDVAGLTAEIKDLQKAHFGLRMQKATQQLSNTTTLRVTRRDIARAKTILAQKEQETQAAK; encoded by the coding sequence GTGACGAAGGCTGCAACCCTGCGCACGAAGGACGTCGCAGGCTTGACCGCTGAAATCAAAGATCTGCAGAAGGCCCACTTCGGCCTGCGCATGCAGAAAGCCACGCAACAGCTGTCGAACACCACGACGCTGCGCGTGACGCGTCGCGACATCGCTCGCGCCAAGACCATTCTTGCTCAGAAAGAGCAAGAGACCCAAGCCGCCAAGTAA
- a CDS encoding DUF4260 domain-containing protein — MADVGSPPGFARFVSLRRPALREPQHHAAAVVSREPAAPAVDGVRTVLRFEGAVVLAVALVGYAQFGMGWGVFALWLLAPDLSLLGYLAGPRVGAALYNAAHALIGPVLLLAFGVFAAQPWAVAGGLIWLARVGLDHALGFGLKYATGFASTHLGRIGRADPW, encoded by the coding sequence ATGGCTGACGTGGGCTCGCCTCCCGGCTTCGCGCGCTTCGTGTCGCTGCGACGACCCGCTCTGCGGGAGCCGCAGCACCACGCTGCCGCGGTGGTGTCGCGCGAACCTGCAGCGCCGGCTGTGGACGGTGTGCGCACCGTGCTGCGCTTCGAAGGCGCGGTGGTGCTCGCGGTCGCATTGGTCGGCTATGCCCAGTTCGGCATGGGCTGGGGCGTGTTCGCGCTCTGGCTGCTCGCGCCCGACCTCTCGCTGCTCGGTTACCTCGCCGGCCCGCGCGTCGGCGCCGCGCTGTACAACGCGGCGCATGCGCTGATCGGGCCGGTGCTGCTGCTGGCCTTCGGCGTGTTCGCGGCGCAGCCGTGGGCAGTGGCCGGTGGCCTGATCTGGCTGGCCCGCGTCGGGCTCGACCATGCGCTGGGCTTCGGCCTCAAGTACGCGACCGGTTTTGCGTCCACCCACCTCGGCCGCATCGGCCGCGCCGATCCATGGTGA
- a CDS encoding c-type cytochrome: protein MIRFASFALAAACAAMSLPAAAQFAKPEDAIKYRQSALFVMGQHFGRLGAMANGRVPYDAAAAAANAEVVADMAKLPWAAFGAGTEGGKAKPEVWKEAAKFKEHQDKAIAETGKLVVAAKAGNIDALKAQFGATGASCKACHDSFRNQ from the coding sequence ATGATCCGTTTTGCTTCGTTCGCCCTTGCAGCCGCCTGCGCTGCCATGTCCCTGCCGGCGGCGGCACAGTTCGCCAAGCCCGAAGACGCCATCAAGTACCGCCAGAGCGCGCTGTTCGTGATGGGCCAGCACTTCGGCCGCCTGGGCGCCATGGCCAACGGCCGCGTGCCCTACGATGCAGCCGCCGCTGCCGCCAACGCCGAGGTCGTGGCCGACATGGCCAAGCTGCCCTGGGCCGCCTTCGGCGCCGGCACCGAGGGCGGCAAGGCCAAGCCCGAGGTCTGGAAGGAAGCCGCGAAGTTCAAGGAGCACCAGGACAAGGCGATCGCCGAGACCGGCAAGCTGGTGGTTGCCGCCAAGGCCGGCAACATCGACGCCCTCAAGGCCCAGTTCGGCGCGACCGGCGCGAGCTGCAAGGCCTGCCACGACAGCTTCCGCAACCAGTAA
- a CDS encoding HPr family phosphocarrier protein produces MIKKSVTISNKLGLHARASAKLTKLAGSYPCEVWLSRGDRRINAKSIMGVMMLAAGLGVTVELETNGPQEEEAMNAIVHLMDDKFGEGE; encoded by the coding sequence GTGATCAAGAAATCCGTGACCATCAGCAATAAGCTGGGCCTGCACGCACGCGCGTCGGCCAAGCTGACCAAGCTCGCGGGCAGCTACCCCTGCGAGGTGTGGCTGTCGCGCGGCGACCGCCGCATCAATGCCAAGAGCATCATGGGCGTCATGATGCTGGCCGCCGGCCTCGGCGTGACCGTCGAGCTCGAAACCAACGGCCCGCAGGAAGAAGAAGCCATGAACGCCATCGTCCACCTCATGGACGACAAGTTCGGCGAAGGCGAATGA
- the rpsC gene encoding 30S ribosomal protein S3, with product MGQKIHPTGFRLAVTRNWSSRWYASDRDFAGMLAEDIKVREYLKKKLKNASVSRVMIERPAKNARITIYSARPGVVIGKKGEDIENLKRELGKQLGVPVAVNIEEVRKPEIDAQLIADSITQQLEKRIMFRRAMKRAMQNAMRLGALGIKIMSSGRLNGIEIARCEWYREGRVPLHTLRADIDYGTSEAKTTYGVIGVKVWVYKGDTLGRNDLPAVETPRPDEERRPRGPRRDGRPGDRPGGDRRGPGPRAGARGPIGGNTAPADGSDKPAEATGGAGADSKPAVKRVRKAAPAAAADGAKTE from the coding sequence ATGGGACAGAAAATCCACCCAACCGGGTTCCGCCTTGCGGTTACCCGTAACTGGTCCAGCCGTTGGTACGCAAGCGACCGCGATTTCGCGGGCATGCTGGCCGAAGACATCAAGGTTCGCGAATACCTGAAGAAGAAGCTGAAGAACGCTTCGGTGTCGCGCGTCATGATCGAGCGTCCCGCCAAGAACGCACGCATCACGATCTACTCGGCTCGTCCGGGCGTCGTGATCGGCAAGAAGGGCGAAGACATCGAAAACCTCAAGCGCGAACTGGGCAAGCAGCTCGGCGTGCCGGTGGCAGTGAACATCGAAGAAGTGCGCAAGCCTGAAATCGATGCGCAGCTGATCGCCGACAGCATCACGCAGCAGCTCGAAAAGCGGATCATGTTCCGCCGTGCCATGAAGCGCGCCATGCAAAACGCCATGCGTCTGGGTGCCCTGGGCATCAAGATCATGTCGTCGGGCCGCCTCAACGGCATCGAAATCGCTCGTTGCGAGTGGTACCGCGAAGGTCGCGTGCCCCTCCACACGCTGCGCGCCGACATCGACTACGGCACCTCGGAAGCCAAGACCACGTACGGCGTCATTGGCGTCAAGGTCTGGGTCTACAAGGGCGACACGCTGGGTCGTAACGACCTGCCGGCCGTCGAAACGCCGCGTCCGGACGAAGAGCGCCGCCCGCGCGGTCCCCGCCGTGATGGTCGCCCTGGCGACCGTCCGGGTGGCGACCGTCGTGGTCCCGGCCCCCGTGCCGGTGCCCGTGGTCCGATCGGTGGTAACACCGCTCCGGCCGATGGCAGCGACAAGCCCGCAGAAGCAACCGGCGGTGCCGGTGCAGACTCGAAACCCGCCGTTAAGCGCGTCCGCAAAGCCGCGCCCGCTGCAGCAGCGGACGGTGCCAAGACCGAGTAA
- a CDS encoding peroxiredoxin, translated as MIKVGDTLPSATLQEYSEVEGEGCSIGPNAVDVTKATAGKTIALFALPGAFTPTCSAKHVPGYVQHFDDFKAAGVDEIWCVSVNDAFVMGAWARDQKTGAKVRMLADGSADFAKATGLTLDLTGRGMGLRSNRYSMLVKDGKVATLNVEGPGKFEVSDADTLLAQARG; from the coding sequence ATGATCAAAGTCGGCGACACCCTTCCTTCGGCCACCCTGCAGGAATATTCCGAAGTCGAGGGCGAAGGCTGCAGCATCGGCCCGAACGCGGTCGACGTGACCAAGGCCACGGCTGGCAAGACCATCGCGTTGTTCGCACTGCCGGGCGCCTTCACGCCCACCTGCTCGGCCAAGCACGTGCCGGGCTACGTGCAGCACTTCGACGACTTCAAGGCCGCCGGCGTGGACGAGATCTGGTGCGTGAGCGTGAACGACGCCTTCGTGATGGGCGCCTGGGCGCGCGACCAGAAGACCGGCGCCAAGGTGCGCATGCTGGCCGACGGCAGCGCCGACTTCGCGAAGGCCACCGGCCTCACGCTCGACCTGACCGGCCGCGGCATGGGCCTGCGCAGCAACCGCTACTCGATGCTCGTGAAGGACGGCAAGGTCGCGACGCTGAACGTCGAGGGCCCGGGCAAGTTCGAAGTGAGCGACGCCGACACGCTTCTCGCACAAGCCCGCGGCTAA
- the rpsQ gene encoding 30S ribosomal protein S17: protein MTEAKKSLKRTLIGKVVSDKRAKTVTVLVERRVKHELYGKIVAKTSKYHAHDEKGEYKLGDTIEITESRPISKTKNWVVTRLVEKAALV from the coding sequence ATGACGGAAGCTAAAAAATCCCTCAAGCGCACCTTGATCGGCAAGGTGGTCAGCGACAAGCGTGCCAAGACCGTGACCGTGCTGGTCGAGCGCCGTGTGAAGCACGAGCTCTACGGCAAGATCGTGGCCAAGACGAGCAAGTACCACGCCCATGACGAAAAGGGCGAGTACAAGCTGGGCGACACCATCGAGATCACGGAAAGCCGTCCGATCTCGAAGACCAAGAACTGGGTTGTGACCCGTCTGGTCGAGAAGGCCGCCCTGGTCTGA
- a CDS encoding PTS sugar transporter subunit IIA, whose protein sequence is MNSILIIAHSPFAQALRQCALHVFPDCEQAVVALDVLPNVSPEETLAAARITLAQQLHAPRSQVLVLADVFGATPCNVAQKLVDGVRSRLVAGVNLPMLLRAVTYRHEPLDTLVQRALAGGTAGVMQVAVAAPQNQAKRKHSDQEIRDHQQ, encoded by the coding sequence ATGAACAGCATCCTCATCATTGCCCACTCCCCGTTCGCACAGGCGCTGCGGCAGTGCGCGCTGCATGTGTTCCCCGACTGCGAACAGGCGGTCGTGGCGCTCGACGTGCTGCCCAACGTGTCCCCCGAAGAAACGCTGGCCGCCGCGCGCATCACGCTCGCGCAGCAATTGCATGCGCCGCGCTCGCAGGTGCTGGTGCTGGCCGACGTGTTCGGCGCCACGCCCTGCAACGTCGCGCAGAAGCTGGTGGACGGCGTGCGCTCGCGGCTCGTGGCCGGTGTCAACCTGCCGATGCTGCTGCGCGCCGTCACCTACCGCCACGAACCGCTCGACACGCTGGTGCAGCGCGCCCTCGCGGGCGGCACCGCCGGCGTCATGCAGGTGGCGGTGGCGGCTCCCCAGAACCAGGCGAAAAGAAAGCACAGTGATCAAGAAATCCGTGACCATCAGCAATAA
- the rplV gene encoding 50S ribosomal protein L22, which translates to MSETRAVLRGVRLSVDKGRLVADLIRGKKVDQALNVLQFTQKKAAVIIKKVLESAIANAEHNDGADIDELKVKTIYVEQGATLKRFTARAKGRGNRISKPTCHVYVTVGN; encoded by the coding sequence ATGTCTGAAACACGTGCAGTCCTCCGCGGTGTCCGCCTGTCGGTCGACAAGGGCCGTCTGGTCGCGGACCTGATCCGCGGCAAGAAGGTCGATCAAGCGCTCAACGTTCTGCAATTCACGCAGAAGAAGGCCGCTGTGATCATCAAGAAGGTGCTCGAGTCGGCAATTGCCAACGCCGAGCACAACGACGGTGCCGACATCGACGAGCTGAAGGTCAAGACCATCTACGTCGAGCAAGGTGCAACGCTCAAGCGCTTCACGGCGCGCGCCAAGGGTCGCGGCAATCGCATCAGCAAGCCCACGTGCCATGTGTACGTGACGGTTGGCAACTAA
- a CDS encoding GNAT family N-acetyltransferase, with product MSGFSVSRPLPLSDLPAVVLLTPDEPHEFDAVRAIFRDYASSLAIDLAFQDFDGELAGLPGEYAEPRGTLLLALVDPAHVNEDAGRAAPTLKRTDGTLAHVAGCCALRPIDNTDYANAAEMKRLYVRPGFRGLGLGRQLAEAILDAARGAGYACVLLDTLDDMESARALYEDLGFAEVPPYYHNPVAGAHYLKVDL from the coding sequence ATGAGCGGCTTTTCCGTCTCCCGCCCCCTGCCGCTGTCGGACCTGCCGGCCGTGGTGCTTCTCACGCCCGACGAACCGCATGAGTTCGACGCCGTGCGCGCGATCTTCCGCGACTACGCGAGCTCGCTGGCCATCGACCTCGCGTTCCAGGATTTCGACGGCGAACTGGCCGGCCTGCCCGGCGAGTACGCCGAGCCGCGCGGTACCTTGCTGCTCGCGCTGGTCGATCCTGCCCATGTGAACGAGGATGCCGGCCGCGCCGCGCCCACACTGAAACGCACCGACGGCACGCTCGCCCACGTGGCCGGCTGCTGCGCGCTGCGCCCGATCGACAACACGGACTACGCGAACGCGGCGGAAATGAAACGGCTGTATGTGCGCCCCGGGTTCCGGGGGCTCGGGCTCGGCCGGCAGCTGGCCGAAGCCATCCTCGATGCCGCGCGCGGCGCAGGCTATGCCTGCGTGCTGCTCGACACCCTCGACGACATGGAGTCGGCGCGCGCCCTTTACGAAGACCTGGGTTTCGCAGAGGTGCCGCCCTACTATCACAACCCCGTCGCCGGGGCCCATTACCTCAAGGTAGACCTCTAG
- a CDS encoding response regulator transcription factor has translation MPRILLIDDDEHLAAPLTTYFARFGCTLDSAKRPSEGIAKLRAGHYDAAILDVMLPEMDGFELCREIRKESDIPIVMLTARGEVMDRVVGLELGADDYVPKPFEPRELVARVQTILRRQRSAPAATASSAQLRVFDGLSIDLDRRQVTRHGERVELTGTEFDLLALLAGEPGKVFSRDDILNRLRGHEAELFTRAVDIVVSRLRKKLEPLDCIKTLRNAGYALAVAPGEPAS, from the coding sequence ATGCCGCGCATCCTGCTGATCGACGACGACGAACACCTCGCCGCGCCGCTGACCACCTACTTCGCACGCTTCGGCTGCACGCTCGACAGCGCCAAGCGACCGAGCGAAGGCATCGCCAAGCTGCGCGCCGGGCACTACGACGCGGCCATCCTCGACGTCATGCTGCCCGAGATGGACGGCTTCGAACTGTGCCGCGAGATCCGCAAGGAAAGCGACATCCCCATCGTGATGCTCACCGCGCGCGGCGAGGTGATGGACCGCGTGGTCGGCCTCGAACTCGGCGCCGACGACTACGTGCCCAAGCCCTTCGAGCCGCGCGAACTCGTGGCGCGCGTGCAGACCATCCTGCGCCGCCAGCGCAGCGCGCCGGCCGCCACCGCTTCCAGCGCACAGCTGCGCGTGTTCGACGGCCTCTCGATCGACCTCGACCGGCGCCAGGTCACGCGCCACGGCGAGCGCGTCGAGCTCACCGGCACCGAGTTCGACCTGCTCGCACTGCTGGCCGGCGAGCCCGGCAAGGTGTTCAGTCGCGACGACATCCTCAACCGCCTGCGCGGCCACGAGGCCGAGCTCTTCACGCGCGCGGTCGACATCGTGGTGAGCCGGCTGCGCAAGAAGCTCGAGCCGCTCGATTGCATCAAGACGCTGCGCAACGCCGGCTATGCGCTGGCCGTGGCACCGGGCGAGCCCGCTTCATGA
- the ptsP gene encoding phosphoenolpyruvate--protein phosphotransferase, whose product MTFAVHGLPVARGIAIGRAVLVVSSRIDVAHYFIKPEEIESEIDRVRTARNAVADELTKLQASVAQMGPNDAPHELAALLEVHQMLLQDDVLSGGVKHWISERLYNAEWALTTQLEVIARQFDEMEDPYLRERKADLEQVVERMLHRMKGTAAVLAPSPPRRKRAAAHHDHDDEDDDPTAGDGFDVPLVLIAHDLSPADMLQFKKSVFAGFVTDVGGRTSHTAIVARSMDIPAIVGARSASQLVRQDDWVIIDGEAGVMIVDPSPIILAEYGFKQRQGDLERGRLARLRHKPAVTLDGQRVDLLANIEMPEDTAGAVKAGAVGVGLFRSEFLFMGRENSARQTRLPDEEEQYQAYKRAVEGMQGMPVTIRTIDVGADKPLDGKSASKQEHLNPALGLRAIRWSLADPAMFLTQLRAILRAAAHGEIHLLIPMLAHASEIRQTLSLIDFARAELDNRGVVYGPVKLGAMIEIPAAALTLKTFLKHFDFLSIGTNDLIQYTLAIDRADEAVAHLYDPAHPAVLKLVADTIAECRRQGKGVSVCGEMAGDVAFTRLLLGLGLRSFSMHPSRILAVKQEVLRADTGKLEPWARGVLDADDPAAALAG is encoded by the coding sequence ATGACCTTCGCAGTCCACGGCCTCCCCGTCGCCCGTGGCATTGCCATCGGCCGCGCGGTGCTGGTGGTGTCCAGCCGCATCGACGTGGCGCACTACTTCATCAAGCCCGAAGAGATCGAAAGCGAGATCGACCGTGTGCGCACCGCGCGCAACGCGGTGGCCGACGAGCTCACCAAGCTGCAGGCCAGCGTGGCGCAGATGGGCCCGAACGACGCGCCGCACGAACTCGCGGCGTTGCTCGAGGTGCACCAGATGCTGCTGCAGGACGACGTGCTCAGCGGCGGCGTGAAGCACTGGATCAGCGAGCGGCTCTACAACGCCGAATGGGCGCTGACCACGCAGCTCGAGGTCATCGCGCGCCAGTTCGACGAAATGGAGGACCCGTACCTGCGCGAGCGCAAGGCCGACCTCGAACAGGTGGTCGAGCGCATGCTGCATCGCATGAAGGGCACGGCCGCCGTGCTCGCGCCGAGCCCGCCGCGGCGCAAGCGCGCTGCGGCCCATCACGACCACGACGACGAAGACGACGACCCCACCGCGGGCGACGGCTTCGACGTGCCGCTGGTGCTCATCGCGCACGACCTCTCGCCGGCCGACATGCTGCAGTTCAAGAAGAGCGTGTTCGCGGGCTTCGTGACCGACGTGGGCGGGCGCACCTCGCACACCGCCATCGTGGCGCGCAGCATGGACATTCCGGCCATCGTCGGTGCGCGCTCCGCGAGCCAGCTGGTGCGCCAGGACGACTGGGTGATCATCGACGGCGAAGCCGGCGTGATGATCGTCGACCCGTCGCCGATCATCCTGGCCGAGTACGGCTTCAAGCAGCGCCAGGGCGACCTCGAGCGCGGCCGGCTCGCGCGGCTGCGCCACAAGCCCGCCGTCACGCTCGACGGCCAGCGCGTCGACCTGCTCGCCAACATCGAGATGCCCGAAGACACGGCCGGCGCCGTCAAGGCCGGTGCCGTGGGCGTGGGCCTGTTCCGCTCCGAATTCCTCTTCATGGGCCGTGAGAACTCGGCGCGCCAGACGCGCCTGCCCGACGAAGAAGAGCAGTACCAGGCCTACAAGCGCGCGGTCGAGGGCATGCAGGGCATGCCCGTCACCATCCGCACCATCGACGTGGGCGCCGACAAGCCGCTCGACGGCAAGTCGGCCAGCAAGCAGGAGCACCTGAACCCCGCGCTTGGGCTGCGCGCCATCCGCTGGAGCCTGGCCGATCCGGCGATGTTCCTCACGCAGCTGCGCGCCATCCTGCGCGCGGCGGCGCACGGCGAGATCCACCTGCTCATTCCGATGCTCGCGCATGCCAGCGAGATCCGTCAGACGCTGTCGCTCATCGACTTCGCGCGGGCCGAACTCGACAACCGCGGCGTGGTGTACGGCCCGGTCAAGCTCGGCGCGATGATCGAGATCCCGGCCGCCGCGCTCACGCTCAAGACCTTCCTGAAGCACTTCGACTTCCTGTCGATCGGCACCAACGACCTGATCCAGTACACGCTGGCCATCGACCGCGCCGACGAGGCCGTCGCCCACCTCTACGACCCCGCGCACCCCGCGGTGCTCAAGCTCGTGGCAGACACCATCGCCGAGTGCCGCCGCCAGGGCAAGGGCGTGTCGGTGTGCGGCGAGATGGCGGGCGACGTCGCCTTCACGCGCCTGCTGCTGGGCCTGGGCCTGCGCAGCTTCTCGATGCACCCGTCGCGCATCCTCGCCGTGAAGCAGGAAGTGCTGCGTGCCGACACGGGCAAGCTCGAGCCCTGGGCGCGGGGCGTGCTCGACGCGGACGATCCTGCGGCTGCACTCGCGGGCTGA